In Pikeienuella piscinae, the sequence CAGCGAACGGCTTCGGCTATGCGATGGTCAACACGCGCCCCTTGAACGACGTGGCGCCGGACGGACGGCCTCTCAAGTTTCTGCCCATGAGCGGGCCAGTACGCTCGATGCAGCTGGGCATCGCGCTCATCGGCGACACCGAGAAGGTTCTGACGGTGAAAGCCTTCATCGAACATTGCCGGAACAGCATCCTGGAAACCGAAGCCTTCAGAGACCGGAAGCCGCGACAAGCTCGCCCCGTGACGACGCGGACCGACGGTCAAGCCGATTGAAGAACCCGCCGCCGGCGTCGCGCCGGTCTCACCGCAGGAGCGCCCTGGCGTCAAGCGCGCAGACGCCTTCACCCTGAAGCCTGACGCCCAGCGGGTTCACATCGAGCTCGACCAGCCGATCGCCATGGCTCACGGCGATCTCGCTCAACGTGCTCAGCGCCGTCGCCGCCGCGTCGATATCAAGCGGAGCCCGGCCTCTGAACGCACCGAAAAGCGGCGCTATGCGCAGGGACAGGAGAAGATCGCGCGCTTTCGCGACGCCGATCGGCGCAACCGCGACGGCGACGTCGGAGAAGAGTTCCACGAGGACGCCCCCCGCGCCGCAGACGACGACAGGGCCGAAGAGCGGATCGCGCTTGATACCCAGGATCAGTTCGAGTTCGGGCTTCCACATCTCCTGGACCGAACAGCCCTTGAACGCGGATGGCGGGAGGTGCTCGCACACCGCCGTCTCGATCTCACCATATGCCGCGCGAACGGCGGCGGCGTCCGTCAGGTTCAGCTTGACGGCGCCGATATCGCTCTTGTGGACCAGCCCTTCGGCGACGGGTTTCAGAACCACAGGATACCCGATGTCGTCGGCGGCGGAAACGGCGGCGTCGGCGCTTGTCGCCTCATGCTGCCGCGTCACGCGGACGCCGTGATCTTCGAGCAGCGATTTCACGACAGGTTCCGAAAGCAGTTCACCGGGCCGCCCCTCCAGCGGCGCCACGGCCCGAGGGGCGCGCGGCTGCGGCGCGGCGGCGTCATCGGGCGCCTGTTCGCGCATCCGGAAATAGGCGTCCCGCGCCCCGAGCACGCGGATACAATCATCGACGCGGTCGAAATAGGCGCAGCCAAGCTCACGCAGTATCCGGCGCGGCCCGTCGGCGGCGCTGCCCGGCGTAACGAGAAAGATGAAGGGCTTGCCCGACGCCAGCGCCGTCCGCGCGATCAGTTCGGTCATCCGCTCGTAAAACGGAACCGTCGTCAGAATGATCCAGACGAGCCCGGTGTCCGGATCCTCCGCCATGGCGCGATATGCGCGTTCCGCCCCTTCGAACGGGTCTGAAACCGTCCTCCCGCCGAGATCGATCGGATTGTTCGCCTGCGGCGGCAACAACACCTCGCGCAGGTTAGCGCGCGTCTCCTCCGACAGGATCGAAAGACGAAGCCCGGCTTCCGACGCCCTGTCGACGCCGATGCCTGCGCCCCCGCCCGAGGCCGAATAGACCGCGACGCCGTCGCCGCGCCATGTCGGCCACCGCGCCAGGATGTCAGCCGTCTCGATCATCCCGTCAGGATCGTCGAGCAGGACAATGCCATGATCGCGGCAGGCTGCTGAAAACACATCGTAGGAGCCGGCGAGGCTGGCGGTATGAGACTTCGCGGACTCGACGCCCGCCTCGGTCCTGCCGGTCTTCACGACCAGCATCGGTTTGCCGACCCGACGCGCTTCGTCGGCCAGCGCGAGAAAGCGCGCCGGGTCCCGCAGCCCCTCCATATAGATGCAGATCACCTTCGTCGCGTCATCATGGATCAGGTGCTCGACGAAATCGCTGATCTCCAGGTCAGCCTGATTGCCGAGAGATACGCAGGCGCTGAAGCCGATTTCCGCATCATCGGCGCGATTATACATCGACACCATCAACGCGCCGCTCTGCGAGATCAAACCGACCGACCCCGCCCTGAGATGGTCGGTTTCGAGCACCAGGGACGAGGTGAGCGCCATCTTGCTGTGCGGGCTGATCAGTCCCATGCAGTTCGGCCCGACGATCCGCATTCCGGTCCTGTGCGAAATCTCGATCAACTCCGCCTGGCGCGCCGCGCCTTCCTCGCCGGCTTCGGCGAAGCCGGTGGTCATGACGATGCAGGCGCCGACCCCAGCCTCGGCGCAATCGGCCAGCGCCGCGACAAGCATATGCGCGGGCAGAGCGAGAAGCGCGACATCGACCGGCCCCCCGGCCTTGGAGATATGCGGCGCGCAAGATACGCCGAAAACAGTGTCGCGCTTGGGGTTCACCGGAACGATGCGGCCTTCGTAGCCGTGCTTGACCAGATAGTGCATGACCCGGCCGCCGAACTTTCCGACATCTTCGCTGGCGCCGATGACGGCGACCGAGCGGGGATGGAGGATGCGCTCGGCGCCGAGCCGATGGGCGATTGCTTCAGACAAGATGTAGTCTCCTCAAACGAAGGCGGCGACGCCGAATTCTTCGCGGCCGACGATCAGCCGCTGGATGTCCGAAGCGCCGTCGATCACCGTCAGCATCGTCGCGTCGCGCAAAAGACGTTCGACACCGGCGGCCTCCGACAGGCCATGCGCGCCCATGCAGGACATAGCGGCCATGCAGGCCGCGACAGCCGCCTCGGTCGCGAACACTTTCGCCATCGCCGCCTCGCGCGGGCAGCGCCGGCCGTCATCGAGAATGCGGAGCGCGGAGATCGAAAGCGCGCGCGACGCCTCGACCGCCGCGGCGGCGTCGGCGATCCTGGTCTGGACCGCCTGGAATTTTGCGAGCGGGCGGCCGAAAGCCGTGCGCTCCTTCGCGTATTCCTTCGCAAGGCGAATGGCCTCCGCCGCGAGGCCGGCCGCCTGCAGGCCGATCAGCGCGCGCGAGGCTTCGATGCCGCGATAGAACCCCTCAACGCCGTCGGTCCCGCCGGCGAGCAGATTGCCTTCGTCGAGCTGCAGATCGTCGAAGCCGATCTCGGCGAAAGAAACGTTCCGAATGCCGATGCAGGGAAGCTCCTCCGCCGTCCAGGGCGTGGCGTCGCGTTCGATGAAGAAGCGGCTCATGCCTTTCGGCTTGGTCTCCGGATCGGTGATCGCCAGCACAGTCATCGCATCGGCGACGCCGCCGAGCTTGATCCATTTCTTGCGGCCATTGAGGCGGTAACCGCCATCCGCCTTCACCGCGCTCGTCGTCATCGAACGAAGATCGGACCCGGCCTGCGGCTCGGTGATCGCGGCGGTGGCGACCATGTCGCCCGCGAGAAGCCGCGGCAGCCAGCGTTCACGCTGCGCCTCGTCGCCGAGAAAAAAGATGCTCCGCGGCGGCACGATTTCCCCAAGCATGACCGGTGATGAGCCGAGCGCCTCCAGCAGGAGCCCGTATTGGAGATAGGAGAGCCCGGCCCCGCCCGCTTCCTTCGGGATCGTGCTGCCGAGATAGCCCATCGGCGCGAACGCCTTGTAGAGGCCCCGCATCTCGGCGTTTGAGAGACGCTCCCCCTGCTTTTTCGCGTCGACGACCGGTTTCACATGCCGGGCGATGCGTTCGCGCGCCTCTTCGCGAAGCGCGCCGCTGGCGCTGTCGATGTCCTTCGTTTCCATTTCGCCCGCGCCCCTATTCGCCGGTGAAGGTCGGGGTGCGCTTCTCCAGGAACGCGCTCATGCCTTCCTTCGCG encodes:
- a CDS encoding acetate--CoA ligase family protein, with amino-acid sequence MSEAIAHRLGAERILHPRSVAVIGASEDVGKFGGRVMHYLVKHGYEGRIVPVNPKRDTVFGVSCAPHISKAGGPVDVALLALPAHMLVAALADCAEAGVGACIVMTTGFAEAGEEGAARQAELIEISHRTGMRIVGPNCMGLISPHSKMALTSSLVLETDHLRAGSVGLISQSGALMVSMYNRADDAEIGFSACVSLGNQADLEISDFVEHLIHDDATKVICIYMEGLRDPARFLALADEARRVGKPMLVVKTGRTEAGVESAKSHTASLAGSYDVFSAACRDHGIVLLDDPDGMIETADILARWPTWRGDGVAVYSASGGGAGIGVDRASEAGLRLSILSEETRANLREVLLPPQANNPIDLGGRTVSDPFEGAERAYRAMAEDPDTGLVWIILTTVPFYERMTELIARTALASGKPFIFLVTPGSAADGPRRILRELGCAYFDRVDDCIRVLGARDAYFRMREQAPDDAAAPQPRAPRAVAPLEGRPGELLSEPVVKSLLEDHGVRVTRQHEATSADAAVSAADDIGYPVVLKPVAEGLVHKSDIGAVKLNLTDAAAVRAAYGEIETAVCEHLPPSAFKGCSVQEMWKPELELILGIKRDPLFGPVVVCGAGGVLVELFSDVAVAVAPIGVAKARDLLLSLRIAPLFGAFRGRAPLDIDAAATALSTLSEIAVSHGDRLVELDVNPLGVRLQGEGVCALDARALLR
- a CDS encoding acyl-CoA dehydrogenase family protein produces the protein METKDIDSASGALREEARERIARHVKPVVDAKKQGERLSNAEMRGLYKAFAPMGYLGSTIPKEAGGAGLSYLQYGLLLEALGSSPVMLGEIVPPRSIFFLGDEAQRERWLPRLLAGDMVATAAITEPQAGSDLRSMTTSAVKADGGYRLNGRKKWIKLGGVADAMTVLAITDPETKPKGMSRFFIERDATPWTAEELPCIGIRNVSFAEIGFDDLQLDEGNLLAGGTDGVEGFYRGIEASRALIGLQAAGLAAEAIRLAKEYAKERTAFGRPLAKFQAVQTRIADAAAAVEASRALSISALRILDDGRRCPREAAMAKVFATEAAVAACMAAMSCMGAHGLSEAAGVERLLRDATMLTVIDGASDIQRLIVGREEFGVAAFV